The following DNA comes from Microbacterium wangchenii.
ACGAGCGGCCGCGACCTCGCCGGCTGGTCGAAGAAGTGGCTGGAGACGGCGGGCGTGAACACGCTCTCGCCGCTCATCGATGAATCCTCCGACGGCACGATCTCCCGCTTCGGGATCGTGCAGACCGCGCCTGCGGACTACCCGACGATCCGTCCGCATCGCCTGGGCGTGGGGTTCTACGACCTCACCGACGGCGCCCTCGAGCGCACGCACTACCTGGAGCTGGACGTGGACGGCGACCGCACCGACGTGCCCGAGCTGACCGGCCACCGCCGCCCCGACCTCGTGCTGCTGAACGACAGCGACCTCGCCTACGCCAAGATCCGGCTGGACGAGCGGTCGCTGCGCACCGCCATCGCGCACCTGAAGGACATCAGCGACCCCCTCGCCCGCTCGCTGGTGTGGGGCGCGGCCTGGGACCAGACGCGGGATGCCGAGGCCTCCGCGAGCGACTACGTCGACCTCGTGCTGCGCAATATCGGCGCCGAGACCGAGTCCACCACCGTCCGCACGACCCTTGCGCAGCTGCAGCTCGCGGCCAATTCCTACGTCGCCCCGGAGACCCGCGACGCCACGCGCGAGCGGGTCGCGGCAGGCCTCTGGGAGCTGGCGCAGGCCGCCGAGCCCGGCAGCGACAGCCAGCTGCAGTTCGTCACCGCGTTCGCCTCGGCCGCGGCGACCGCCGACCAGTGGGACCAGGTGCGCGCGCTCCGCGACGGGCAGACGCGGCTGGAAGGCCTCGAGATCGACACCGACCTGTCGTGGCAGCTGCTGGTCTCCCTCGCCGCCGGCGGACGTGTCGGGGTCGCCGAGATCGACGCCGCCCTCGAGGCAGACAACACCGCGAAGGGCGGGGAGTTCGCCGCGCAGGCGAAGGCTGCGCTGCCGGATGCGGCGGCGAAAGCCGCGGCCTGGGACGCGCTCGTCGCCAACGACGAGGCGCCCAACACGATCGTGCGGGCGGCGGCCGCGGGCTTCGTCCACCCCGCGACGGTCGACGCACTCCGGCAGTTCGTGGCGCCCTACTTCGACATGCTGCTGCCCATCTGGGAGTCGCGGACCTACCAGATCGCGCAGTATCTGATCGTGGGCCTGTACCCCGCGCCCCTCGCCGACGTCGCACTGCGCGATGCCACGCGCGCGTGGCTGGCGGAGCACCCCGACGCCCCGCCGGCCCTCCGCCGCCTCGTTCACGAGAACCTCGCGGGCGTCGAGCGCGCCCTCGCGGTGCAGGAGCGCGACGCGGAGTAGCGCGGCACGCCGCACGGATGCCTCGACGCCCAGCCGGCGCCGAGGCATCCGTCGTTAGCATGGGAGGGATGTCCGCTCCCACTCCCCCGCCCGAGACCGACGTGACGAACCCGGATTTCTGGGTGCGTGTCGGGGAGGTCGCCCTCGATGTCGGCCTCAAGGCCCTCAACGTCGTCGTCGTGATCGCGGTGAGCGTGCTGCTCGCGTGGCTCCTCCGGTTCGTGATCCGCCGCGTCGTGGGGCGCATCGTCAACGGTGCCAAGAGCAAGGCGAACGTCGACGACACGCAGGCGCTGGAGCGCTCGCCCCTGAGCGCGGTGCGACTCGTGCAGCGCACGCGCACGCTCGGCTCCATCCTGCAGAACATCGTCAACGTGGCCGTCGTGGTGATCGCCCTCGTCCTCATCGCCGGCATCGTGGCCCCCGACATCCTCGCCTCGCTGACCCTGCTGACCGCCGCGATCGGCGCGGGCCTGGGTTTCGGCGCGCAGAACATCGTCAAGGACGTGCTCAACGGCATCTTCATCGTCGCCGAGGATCAGATCGGCATCGGCGACGTCGTCGATGTCGGCCTCGCCACCGGCGTGGTGGAGTACGTCAGCGTCCGGATCACGCACGTCCGCGACGTCAACGGCACGCTGTGGTACGTCCGCAACGGCGAGATCACGCGCATCGGCAACATGTCGCAGGGCTGGTCGCGCGTCATCGTCGACCTGGCCGTGCCGGCGGACGCCGACGTCGGCGAGGTCGAGTCTGCGATGCTCGGGGCCGCCCAGACCCTCACGAAGGATGCGAAGTGGCGCACGCGCATCATCGAGCAGCCCGAGATCTGGGGCCTGGAGTCCGTCAGCGGCGACGCCCTCGTCATCCGCATCGTCTTGAAGACCCGCGCGAACGCGAAGGACGACGTCGCCCGGGAGCTGCGGATGCGGCTCAAGCGCGCGATCGAAGAGCTGGGGCTGAAGATCCCTCAGCTGAACTCCATCGTCCTCTCCGGCCCCGAGGGGGCGCAGCGCGTGCGGGGGGCCAACCCGCCCAGGACGCGTCCGAACCCGGTGACACCGGAGCGCCCCGTGTGGAAGCCGCGCCGCAAGCGCGCGGGCGCGGAGGACGCCGGCGGCAAGGACACCGGCGCGAAGGACACCGGCACCTCCGCGACGGCGCCGAAGACTCCCCTCGCGCCCAGGACGCCACCGGCCGAGCGCGCCACCGGGAAGCCCGCGCCGGGCAGCACCGAGGAGCCGGGCGCATGAGCGAACCGTTGAGCTTCTTCGACGAGGTCGGCGGCGAGGCGGTGTTCCGCCGCCTGGTCGAGGTCTTCTACCGCGAGGTGGCCCTGGACGACGTGCTCAAGCCGATGTATCCGGAAGAGGACCTGGGGCCGGCGCAGGAGCGCCTGACCCTCTTCCTCATGCAGTACTGGGGCGGACCCACCACCTACAGCCAGGGCCGCGGTCACCCGCGCCTGCGGATGCGGCACATGCCGTACGTCGTGGACGCGGATGCGCGCGACCGGTGGCTGCGCTGCATGCGCACCGCCGTCGACGAGCTCGAACTGCCTCCCCTGCACGAGGCCACCCTGTGGGACTACCTCTCCCGCGCGGCCTATGCCATGGTGAACACGATGGACGCGACGGGCGACCGGGGAGCCCGGTCATCGCTGCCACTGGCGGGAGACGACCGCCGCTGACCGCCGGGACGACGAAGGAGTCGCCATGACCGTCCGGACGCACGACACCGACGTGCTCATCATCGGGTGGGGCCTGGCGGGCCTGGTCGCCGCACGCGAGGCCCTGCGCGCGGGGAAGCGGATCGTCGTGGTCGATCAGGAATCGCGCACGAACCTCGGGGGTCAGGCGTGGTGGTCCTTCGGCGGCCTGTTCTTCATCGACTCCCCCGAGCAGCGGAGACTCGGGATCACCGACTCGCTCGACCTGGCCCGTCAGGACTGGTTCGGCACGGCCGGTTTCGATCGGCCGGAGGACGCGCGGCCGCGGGAGTGGGCCGAGGCCTACCTCGCCTTCGCCGCCGGCGAGAAGCGCGCGTGGCTGAAAGAACTCGGCATCGGGTTCTTCCCCATCGTCGGGTGGGCCGAACGCGGCGGGTACACGGCACTGGGCCCTGGCAACTCGGTACCCCGCTTCCACATCGCGTGGGGCACGGGCCCCGGCATCGTGGCGCCGTTCCAGGCCGCACTCGAAGAGGCAGAACGCGACGGGCGCGCCGTCGTCCTGCCGCGCCATCGGGTGACGCAGCTGCGCACCGCCGGAGGCGTCGTCGTCGGCGCGGCCGGCGACGTACTGGCACCCACGGGCGCGCCCCGGGGCGCGGCATCCTCGCGCGAGAGCATCGGCGGCTTCGAGGTGAACGCGGCGGCCACCGTGGTCTCGGCCGGCGGCATCGGCGGAAACCAGGACCTCGTCCGCGCGCAGTGGCCCGCCCGCCTGGGAGAGCCGCCGCGGTCCATGGTCACCGGCGTGCCGGCCTACGTGGACGGGTCCATGCTGGACATCGCCGGCGAGGCGGGGGGCCGGCTCATCAACGGCGACCGCATGTGGCATTACGTCGAGGGCATCCGCAATTGGGACCCGGTATGGCCCTCGCACGGCGTCCGCATCCTGCCCGGCCCCTCCTCGCTGTGGCTGGATGCCACGGGCCGTCGGCTGCCCGCTCCCCTGTTCCCCGGCTTCGACACGCTGGGGACTCTCGCCCACCTGCGCGCCACCGGCTACGACCACTCGTGGTTCGTCCTGTCCTCGCGCATCGTGGAGAAGGAGTTCACCCTCTCCGGCAGCGAGCAGAACCCCGACCTGACCGGCAAGGACCTGGGCCTGCTCGTCCGTTCCCGCCTGGGCAAGGGCGCGGCAGGTCCGGTGCAGGCCTTCCTGGACCACGGGGAGGATTTCGTCGTGCGCGAGGACCTCGACGGACTCATCGCCGGGATGCGGGCCCTGCCCGGCGGGGAGGCGCTGGACGCCGCCTGTGTGCGCGCGGAGGTGGAGGCCCGCGACCGCGAGATGGCGAACGACTTCACCAAGGACGCGCAGATCGCGATGCTCCGCTCCGCGCGCGCCTTCCGCGGCGACCGCATCATCCGCACGGCCGCACCCCACCGCATCCTCGACCCCGCCGCCGGCCCGCTGATCGCGGTGAAGCTGCACGTCCTCACGCGAAAGTCGCTGGGCGGCCTGGAGACCGACCTGGGCGGCCAGGTGCTCGGCGACACCGGCGCACCGGTACCGGGCCTGTACGCCGCCGGTGAGAGCAGCGGGTTCGGCGGCGGCGGGATGCACGGCTACCGGGCGCTGGAGGGGACGTTCCTGGGCGGCTGCCTGTTCTCCGGCCGCGCGGCCGGACGCGCCGCGGCCGCGGCCCAGTAACCCCGGTCGGCCCTCACTCCGGGCCGGTGCGGCGCACGGGCGTCAGCCCGGCGCGCACGGGCCCGCGCACCAGCACGTGTCCGCGCCGGAGCGAGATCCGCGTCCACGGGCCGGCGGAGCGCATGCTCGCCGTCTCCTCACCGGCGATGAAGCCGAGGGCGAAGGCCGCGAACGCCACCCCCAGCGGCAGGCCGCCCAGGGCGTCGTCGGGCGGCCCCCACACCTGGGCGCGGACGGCACGGACGGCGTCCTCTCCGGCGTCGACCGGCACCCGGTCGGCGACGGCGGCGATCCCCCACTGCGCGCGCGCGGCCAGGACGGATGCGGTCAGCTCGCCCGCCGCGGCCCATCCGCCGCGCGGCGGCGACACACCGGCCCAGCTCGCCGAGAGCGCCGTGGCCGGCAGCGCCACGGCCGCCGAGTCATCCAGCGCCGTCGTGAGCGCGTCGGCGGCGACGACGAGGTCGCATTCCAGCTCGGGATCCACGCCCATCGCGCGCATCCCCAGGATCGTGGGCGTGCTGTCGCCCAGGCCGCGCGGGGCCAGCGGCGCGCACGTCACCACGAGCGTCCCCGCCGCCGCGCGCAGCCGCACCGCGCCGTCCCCGAGCCGCGAGGCGCGGGAGGCGAAGGTGAGCAGATCGGCCGCGGCCAGCGCGTCGGGGAAGATCAGGCGCGGGGACACCCGGCCTAAACTATCAAGGGGCGGTGGACACCCGCCGGTAGGAGGACGAGTGTCGGACGCGGTCGACCCGGTGCAGGCGCTGCTGGATGTGCTGGATCTGAAGGATGCCGGCGCACGCACCACCGAGGACATCTTCACCGGCACGTCCCAGCCGATGCCCACGGGGCGCGTGTACGGGGGTCAGGTGCTGTCGCAATCGGTGGTCGCCGCCGCGCGCACGCTGCCGTCCGATCGCATGATCCACTCCATGCACGGGTACTTCCTGCGCCCCGGCGATGTCGAGGACGGCATCACCTTCTCCGTCGATCGCATCCACGACGGCCGTTCGTTCTCCACCCGGCGAACCCAGGCGTACCAGGCGGGCGTGCCGATCTTCTCGATGATCGCCTCGTTCCAGGACGAGGACCCCGGCGTGGACCACCAGGAGCCGATGCCCGACGTCCCCGATCCCGACGACCTGGCCGATCCGGCGCTCGGCCCCGAGGCGCAGCATCCCATGACGCGGCGGCTCTTCAATGCGCGGCCCGTCGACCTGCGCCACGTGCCCTCTTCGATCTACTTCGAGGTCACCGGCGACCCCGCGCCGCGCCAGGCGGTGTGGATGCGCGCACGGCGGCGCCTCCCCGACGACCGGCTGCTGCACCGCGCCGCTCTCGGCTATCTGAGCGACCTGACGATCCAGGAACCGATCCTGCGCGCCCACGGCATCCCGTGGTCGTATCCGGGACTGCGCGTGGCGAGCCTGGATCACGCCATGTGGTGGCACCGGGACGCGCGGGTGGACGACTGGCTGCTCTACGTGCAGGAGTCCCCCAGCGCCCGCGGCGGACGGGGGCTTGCCACCGGGCGGATCTACACCCGCGAGGGCGTCCTGGCCGCCAGCGTGGCGCAGGAGATCATGGTGCGCATCCCTCAGGACTGACGGCGCCGCCGGTAATCGATCGGCTCGTCGAGGAACGGCGTCCACGCGGCGCGCTCCTCGGCGCTCCAGCGCTGGGGGCGGCCGGTGGCGGTGTCGACGATCACGACCACGGCCGTGGCCCGCGCGTACAGCACCTGCTCCTCGTCGCCGAGCGGGCTGTACACCTCGAAGCACACGTCCGCGCTGGAACCGCCGATGCGCCCGATCCACAGCTGCACGTCCAGCGGCCGCTGCCCGTACGGCACCGGCCGGTAGTACTCGATCTCCTGGCGGGCGATGAGGGTCGCACGGGCGCCGCCGTTCTCCAGCACGTCCATGTCGAACACGGCCGTGGGAAGCGGCTCCGCGGTGCCGTCGCCGCGCCAGAAAGCCCGCAGCCGGGCCTCTTCGAGCAGCTTCAGCATCGAGGTGTTGTTGACGTGACCGAGCGCGTCCAGGTCGCCCCAGCGCAGGTGGATGGGGATGTGCAGGCGCGGCCGGTCAGTCACGCGTGAGCTTGCGGTAGGTGGAGCGGTGCGGGTTGGCGGCATCCGGGCCGAGGCGCTCGATCTTGTTCTGCTCGTAGGCTTCGAAGTTGCCCTCGAACCAGTACCACTTGTCGGGCTGCTCCTCGGTGCCCTCGTACGCCAGGATGTGCGTGGCGATGCGGTCCAGGAACCACCGGTCGTGCGTGATGACCACCGCGCAGCCGGGGAATTCCAGGAGGGCGTTCTCCAGCGACCCCAGGGTCTCGACGTCGAGGTCGTTGGTCGGCTCGTCCAGCAGCAGCAGGTTGCCGCCCTCCTTGAGCGTGAGCGCGAGGTTCAGGCGGTTGCGCTCACCACCGGAGAGCACGCCGGCCTTCTTCTGCTGGTCGGGTCCCTTGAAGCCGAACTTCGACACGTAGGCGCGCGAAGGGATCTCCACCTTGCCGACCGTGATGATGTCCAGCCCGTCGGAGACGACCTCCCACAGCGACTTGTTCGGGTCGATGTTGGCGCGCGACTGGTCGACGTAGCTGATCTTGACCGTCTCGCCGATCTTGAGCTGGCCGCCGTCCAGCGGCTCCAGGCCCACGATCGTCTTGAACAGCGTCGTCTTGCCCACGCCGTTGGGGCCGATGACGCCGACGATGCCGTTCGGCGGCAGGCTGAAGCTCAGTCCGTCGATGAGCGAGCGGTCGCCGAAGCGCTTCTGCAGATTCTTCGCCTCGATCACGACACTGCCCAGACGCGGCCCCGGCGGGATCTGGATCTCCTCGAAGTCGAGCTTGCGCGTGCGGTCGGCTTCGGCGGCCATCTCCTCGTAGCGCGCCAGGCGCGCCTTGGACTTGGCCTGGCGTCCCTTGGTGTTCGAGCGGACCCAGTCCAGTTCGTCGGCGAGCCGCTTGGCCAGCTTGGCGTCCTTCTTGCCCTGGACCTCCAGGCGCTCGCGCTTCTTCTCCAGGTACGTGGAGTAGTTGCCCTCGTAGCCGATGAGGCGGCCGCGGTCGACCTCGGCGATCCATTCGGCGACGTTGTCGAGGAAGTACCGGTCGTGCGTGACGGCGATGACGGCGCCGGGGTATTTCTGCAGGTGCTGCTCCAGCCACAGCACGCTCTCGGCGTCCAGGTGGTTGGTCGGCTCGTCCAGCAGGAGGAGGTCGGGCTTCTGCAGCAGCAGCTTGGTCAGCGCGACGCGGCGCTTCTCACCACCGGACAGCGGCGCGATCTCGGCGTCGCCGGGAGGCGTGCGCAGCGCGTCCATCGCCTGCTCGAGCTGCGAGTCGAGGTCCCACGCGTCCGCGGCGTCGATCTCCTCCTGCAGCGTGCCCATCTCCGCCAGCAGCGCATCGAAATCGGCGTCGGGGTCGGCCATGAGACCGGAGATCTCGTTGAAGCGGTCGACCTTCGCCTTGATCGCGATGCCGTCCTGGATGTTCTCCAGCACGGTCTTGGATTCGTCCAGCTCCGGCTCCTGCATGAGGATGCCCACGGTGAAGCCCGGGCTGAGCTTGGCCTCACCGTTGGAGGGAGTGTCCATCCCTGCCATGATCTTCAGGATCGTCGACTTACCCGCACCGTTCGGACCGACCATGCCGATCTTGGCACCGGGAAGGAACGCCATCGTGACGTCGTCGAGGATCAGCTTGTCGCCCACGGCCTTACGGGCGCGCACCATCGAGTAGATATATTCCGCCATAACCTGTCCAGTCTACGGTCCGCCGCCTGGACGCCGCCGTCACCAGTCGATCGGACGGGTGTTGCCGACGAGGCAACCGCCGGACTCGAGCCCGGGCATCACGGCGGTCACCGGGTCGCCGGTGGCGGGTCCCACCTGCCCGATG
Coding sequences within:
- a CDS encoding acyl-CoA thioesterase, giving the protein MSDAVDPVQALLDVLDLKDAGARTTEDIFTGTSQPMPTGRVYGGQVLSQSVVAAARTLPSDRMIHSMHGYFLRPGDVEDGITFSVDRIHDGRSFSTRRTQAYQAGVPIFSMIASFQDEDPGVDHQEPMPDVPDPDDLADPALGPEAQHPMTRRLFNARPVDLRHVPSSIYFEVTGDPAPRQAVWMRARRRLPDDRLLHRAALGYLSDLTIQEPILRAHGIPWSYPGLRVASLDHAMWWHRDARVDDWLLYVQESPSARGGRGLATGRIYTREGVLAASVAQEIMVRIPQD
- a CDS encoding acyl-CoA thioesterase, which codes for MTDRPRLHIPIHLRWGDLDALGHVNNTSMLKLLEEARLRAFWRGDGTAEPLPTAVFDMDVLENGGARATLIARQEIEYYRPVPYGQRPLDVQLWIGRIGGSSADVCFEVYSPLGDEEQVLYARATAVVVIVDTATGRPQRWSAEERAAWTPFLDEPIDYRRRRQS
- a CDS encoding globin, yielding MSEPLSFFDEVGGEAVFRRLVEVFYREVALDDVLKPMYPEEDLGPAQERLTLFLMQYWGGPTTYSQGRGHPRLRMRHMPYVVDADARDRWLRCMRTAVDELELPPLHEATLWDYLSRAAYAMVNTMDATGDRGARSSLPLAGDDRR
- a CDS encoding mechanosensitive ion channel family protein; the protein is MSAPTPPPETDVTNPDFWVRVGEVALDVGLKALNVVVVIAVSVLLAWLLRFVIRRVVGRIVNGAKSKANVDDTQALERSPLSAVRLVQRTRTLGSILQNIVNVAVVVIALVLIAGIVAPDILASLTLLTAAIGAGLGFGAQNIVKDVLNGIFIVAEDQIGIGDVVDVGLATGVVEYVSVRITHVRDVNGTLWYVRNGEITRIGNMSQGWSRVIVDLAVPADADVGEVESAMLGAAQTLTKDAKWRTRIIEQPEIWGLESVSGDALVIRIVLKTRANAKDDVARELRMRLKRAIEELGLKIPQLNSIVLSGPEGAQRVRGANPPRTRPNPVTPERPVWKPRRKRAGAEDAGGKDTGAKDTGTSATAPKTPLAPRTPPAERATGKPAPGSTEEPGA
- a CDS encoding FAD-binding dehydrogenase — its product is MTVRTHDTDVLIIGWGLAGLVAAREALRAGKRIVVVDQESRTNLGGQAWWSFGGLFFIDSPEQRRLGITDSLDLARQDWFGTAGFDRPEDARPREWAEAYLAFAAGEKRAWLKELGIGFFPIVGWAERGGYTALGPGNSVPRFHIAWGTGPGIVAPFQAALEEAERDGRAVVLPRHRVTQLRTAGGVVVGAAGDVLAPTGAPRGAASSRESIGGFEVNAAATVVSAGGIGGNQDLVRAQWPARLGEPPRSMVTGVPAYVDGSMLDIAGEAGGRLINGDRMWHYVEGIRNWDPVWPSHGVRILPGPSSLWLDATGRRLPAPLFPGFDTLGTLAHLRATGYDHSWFVLSSRIVEKEFTLSGSEQNPDLTGKDLGLLVRSRLGKGAAGPVQAFLDHGEDFVVREDLDGLIAGMRALPGGEALDAACVRAEVEARDREMANDFTKDAQIAMLRSARAFRGDRIIRTAAPHRILDPAAGPLIAVKLHVLTRKSLGGLETDLGGQVLGDTGAPVPGLYAAGESSGFGGGGMHGYRALEGTFLGGCLFSGRAAGRAAAAAQ
- the ettA gene encoding energy-dependent translational throttle protein EttA: MAEYIYSMVRARKAVGDKLILDDVTMAFLPGAKIGMVGPNGAGKSTILKIMAGMDTPSNGEAKLSPGFTVGILMQEPELDESKTVLENIQDGIAIKAKVDRFNEISGLMADPDADFDALLAEMGTLQEEIDAADAWDLDSQLEQAMDALRTPPGDAEIAPLSGGEKRRVALTKLLLQKPDLLLLDEPTNHLDAESVLWLEQHLQKYPGAVIAVTHDRYFLDNVAEWIAEVDRGRLIGYEGNYSTYLEKKRERLEVQGKKDAKLAKRLADELDWVRSNTKGRQAKSKARLARYEEMAAEADRTRKLDFEEIQIPPGPRLGSVVIEAKNLQKRFGDRSLIDGLSFSLPPNGIVGVIGPNGVGKTTLFKTIVGLEPLDGGQLKIGETVKISYVDQSRANIDPNKSLWEVVSDGLDIITVGKVEIPSRAYVSKFGFKGPDQQKKAGVLSGGERNRLNLALTLKEGGNLLLLDEPTNDLDVETLGSLENALLEFPGCAVVITHDRWFLDRIATHILAYEGTEEQPDKWYWFEGNFEAYEQNKIERLGPDAANPHRSTYRKLTRD